In Passer domesticus isolate bPasDom1 chromosome 12, bPasDom1.hap1, whole genome shotgun sequence, the following proteins share a genomic window:
- the N4BP1 gene encoding NEDD4-binding protein 1 isoform X2 — MAARRTPHGSAPEPRVDEFTVPAEKSRLLERSRDRIEGLFEVRLAVLGAQGDWRPALQPPSASARIWVQLAGCTKAVSSAKEYIKGVCEPELEEKEYYPKDMHCIFVGAQSLFLNSLIQDTCADVTVLEMGLLSIKGGAEAVVMAQSHVQQFVKLFENNESLLNDNESEIKKQFRQFVEAHADKYTMDLLILPSALKRELLALTHTAVSEAKIDIIDLTGSESPQQLGQNSTSKVIPANREGRAGGEEARSSAGTPVTELTKQMDTVFSDASETRFVPIKDPLLEAVAFKERPSCKRRSSDEEERLPKKHFSLENDPQVKSALRKNPSDPDAVIDLVLDSCNESDGPTYCLKEGDALTEEMEYKILVNFFRTMGYSQNIVEKVIGILGQSVEPLILLEEIEKENLKFKKEHEQSSQKARTVSLPLGNNVSNSQKVEDKGISRNKSPLKSSHTSKEAKNEYHQVRDDPDTQVDAEDKMHRLLCKSPPSKNSVLGHKQRDVRAPGKNRNSRSSNIETDGEVTFSTVHAGALKDVGFVARGSSDVQHISSKSKTAFQQKSARPSTVQNSQPGSEEQLGHCSSSQARPLHQRLSQTSHGDNPVPDRLLFSQKHPSNPDRDTVGPHPDHSVTGVQRFLDSLKKPYKLELINEPGKPYLKHIIIDGSNVAISHGLRKFFSCRGIAIAVDYFWKRGHRNITVFVPQWRTRRDPSITEQNFLTQLEDVGILSLTPARMVLGARIAAHDDRFLLHLAAKTGGVIVTNDNFREFVTESFAWREIIQKRLLQYTFAGDIFMVPDDPLGRNGPRLDDFLRSEGCSSSFRNCW; from the exons ATGGCGGCCCGCCGCACACCGCACGGCTCCGCGCCGGAGCCCCGCGTGGATGAGTTCACCGTCCCCGCCGAGAAGAGCCGCCTGCTGGAGCGCAGCCGGGACCGCATCGAGGGCTTGTTCGAGGTGCGGCTGGCCGTGCTGGGCGCGCAGGGGGACTGGCGGCCCGCGCTGCAGCCGCCCAGCGCCAGCGCCAGGATCTGGGTGCAGCTGGCGGGCTGCACGAAGGCCGTGAGCAGCGCCAAG GAGTACATCAAGGGAGTGTGTGAACCTGAGCTAGAAGAAAAGGAGTACTACCCAAAGGACATGCACTGCATCTTCGTTGGGGCACAGAGCCTGTTTCTCAACAGTCTTATTCAGGATACCTGTGCTGATGTAACAGTGCTGGAAATGGGATTGCTCAGTATTAAGGGGGGTGCAGAAGCTGTTGTTATGGCTCAAAGTCACGTGCAGCAGTTTGTGAAGCTTTTTGAGAATAATGAAAGCTTATTAAACGACAATGAATCGGAGATTAAAAAGCAGTTCAGACAATTTGTGGAAGCACATGCAGATAAGTATACAATGGATTTACTGATTTTGCCTAGTGCACTAAAAAGAGAGCTCCTAGCTCTTACCCACACTGCTGTTTCTGAAGCGAAGATTGACATCATAGATCTCACAGGCTCTGAAAGCCCACAGCAGCTTGGACAGAACAGCACCTCCAAAGTcattcctgcaaacagagaagGAAGGGCAGGTGGGGAGGAAGCAAGAAGCAGTGCTGGCACACCTGTAACTGAGCTTACAAAGCAAATGGACACTGTGTTTTCTGATGCTTCTGAAACAAGATTTGTTCCCATAAAGGATCCTCTGTTAGAGGCAGTGGCCTTTAAAGAGAGGCCGTCATGTAAAAGAAGGTCCTCTGATGAGGAGGAAAGGCTCCCTAAGAAgcatttctctttggaaaatgATCCGCAAGTGAAATCTGCTTTACGTAAGAATCCTTCGGACCCTGATGCAGTTATTGATCTGGTTTTGGATAGCTGCAATGAATCAGATGGTCCTACTTACTGCCTTAAAGAAGGTGATGCTCTCACTGAGGAAATGGAATATAAGATTCTTGTGAACTTTTTCAGAACAATGGGATATTCCCAAAATATTGTAGAAAAGGTTATCGGTATCCTAGGACAATCTGTGGAACCATTAATATTGCTAGAAgaaattgaaaaggaaaatttgaaGTTTAAAAAAGAACATGAACAATCATCTCAAAAGGCTAGAACTGTCAGTCTTCCTTTAGGAAATAATGTAAGTAATTCACAAAAGGTAGAAGACAAAGGCATTTCTAGGAATAAAAGTCCACTTAAATCCAGTCATACTTCAAAGGAGGCAAAAAATGAATACCACCAAGTAAGAGATGATCCAGACACACAAGTTGATGCAGAAGATAAAATGCATAGATTGCTATGCAAATCCCCTCCCAGCAAAAATTCAGTTCTGGGCCATAAACAGAGAGATGTTCGTGCCCCTGGTAAGAATCGCAACTCAAGGTCAAGCAATATAGAAACTGATGGTGAGGTAACTTTCAGCACTGTGCACGCTGGGGCTCTAAAGGATGTTGGCTTTGTAGCCAGAGGGAGCTCAGATGTGCAGCATATCTCAAGTAAGAGTaaaactgcatttcagcaaaaatCTGCAAGGCCCTCAACGGTGCAGAACAGCCAGCCTGgttctgaggagcagctgggacactGCAGCTCTTCTCAAGCAAGGCCTCTCCACCAGCGCCTCTCCCAGACCTCACATGGTGACAATCCTGTCCCAGACCGGTTACTGTTTTCACAAAAACACCCTTCAAATCCAGACAGAGACACAGTGGGACCACATCCAGATCATTCAGTTACTGGAGTTCAAAGATTTTTGGACTCTCTGAAGAAGCCATACAAACTGGAGTTGATAAATGAACCTGGAAAACCATATTTAAAACATATCATTATTGATGGAAGCAATGTTGCAATTTC TCATGGTCTAAGGAAGTTCTTCTCCTGTAGAGGAATTGCAATAGCTGTTGACTACTTTTGGAAACGTGGCCACAGGAATATTACTGTGTTTGTTCCACAGTGGAGAACAAGACGTGACCCTTCCATTACAG AGCAGAATTTCTTAACGCAGCTCGAGGATGTTGGAATATTGTCTTTAACCCCTGCAAGGATGGTTTTAGGAGCAAGAATTGCTGCTCATGATGACAG